From Geomonas agri, one genomic window encodes:
- a CDS encoding macro domain-containing protein — protein MREIEGDIWNYFGKGVIAITTNGHVTRNGTGVVGNGVARQALERFPDLQLRLGEILRTSGNHVASLGDNLVSFPVEDSPWALPDLRLIRRSAEELRRLADHEGWQLIIVPRPGCGGGGLSWREVRPLLTDLFDDRFLVITEKAITTTVETDSANL, from the coding sequence ATGAGAGAGATCGAAGGCGACATCTGGAACTACTTCGGAAAGGGAGTCATTGCCATTACTACCAATGGGCATGTGACTCGAAACGGGACCGGGGTTGTCGGCAACGGCGTTGCGAGGCAGGCGCTGGAGCGGTTTCCTGACCTGCAACTAAGACTTGGGGAGATACTCCGAACCTCGGGCAATCATGTTGCCTCGCTCGGCGATAATCTCGTCAGCTTTCCCGTGGAGGATTCCCCCTGGGCGTTGCCAGATTTGCGCCTTATACGTCGATCGGCGGAGGAGTTGCGCAGGCTGGCTGACCATGAAGGGTGGCAACTGATTATCGTACCCCGCCCTGGATGCGGTGGAGGAGGGCTTTCGTGGCGAGAAGTTCGGCCGCTTCTTACTGATCTGTTTGATGACCGATTTCTTGTCATAACAGAAAAAGCAATCACAACAACGGTGGAGACGGACTCCGCGAATCTATAA